A region of Candidatus Poribacteria bacterium DNA encodes the following proteins:
- a CDS encoding cupin domain-containing protein has protein sequence MKILNLQSGTPFQMGKGKNWRVVHPDMGSKQLTLNHGVHAPGQEFTQHYHDASEDAIVVLEGGGAIRQGAVYTPIAAGDVIFVPAGEIHGTVNTTPNMARLISFQAPPDMALYRGERDTPNTAPTPQEGHRSNVQVINMARSGPVFGKSTDWRSVVSPQKGSVHLSLDYISLNTGENFVHEPIDSESIYVLRDGCAEVTTDAGGTRALERHDVLFLSPGDTFSLSQVGDEPAAIISCWAVAASGS, from the coding sequence ATGAAAATTTTGAATCTTCAATCCGGAACGCCCTTTCAAATGGGCAAAGGTAAGAATTGGCGTGTCGTTCATCCCGATATGGGGTCCAAGCAATTGACTTTAAACCATGGGGTTCACGCCCCCGGTCAAGAGTTTACGCAGCATTATCACGATGCCTCGGAAGACGCGATTGTCGTTTTAGAGGGGGGTGGAGCTATCCGCCAAGGAGCAGTCTATACACCGATTGCTGCCGGCGATGTCATCTTTGTGCCCGCGGGCGAGATTCATGGGACGGTTAATACGACCCCGAACATGGCGCGTTTGATTAGTTTCCAGGCACCGCCAGATATGGCACTCTATCGAGGCGAGCGAGATACACCCAATACAGCGCCTACACCGCAAGAAGGGCATCGAAGTAACGTTCAAGTCATCAATATGGCGCGCAGTGGTCCTGTTTTTGGGAAATCCACCGACTGGCGAAGTGTCGTCTCTCCGCAGAAAGGTTCTGTACATCTCTCCTTAGATTACATCTCTCTTAACACAGGGGAAAACTTTGTGCATGAACCGATAGACAGCGAGTCGATTTATGTGCTGCGCGATGGATGTGCTGAAGTGACAACGGATGCTGGTGGGACGCGTGCTTTGGAACGACATGATGTCCTCTTCCTGTCCCCTGGAGATACCTTTTCACTTTCTCAGGTGGGAGATGAACCCGCAGCGATCATATCTTGCTGGGCAGTTGCGGCTTCCGGGAGTTAA
- the rsmD gene encoding 16S rRNA (guanine(966)-N(2))-methyltransferase RsmD, translating into MRVIAGTFRGRRLAAPKGKRLVRPTADRVKESVFSILQERIVDANFLDLCAGTGSMGIEALSRGAKHVTFLERDPRCIKIIERNLHTCGLLAEPHARYHMLRRDVVKGIAYLCKRSTIFEIIYFDPPYGVDVVGGSQLYATCLPRVAESSLLCVSGILLVEHAKRVVLPDAIGSLKQSRQARYGDTVVSFYEY; encoded by the coding sequence ATGAGAGTGATTGCTGGTACATTCAGAGGCAGACGCTTGGCTGCTCCGAAAGGGAAACGTCTTGTCCGCCCTACTGCTGATCGGGTGAAAGAATCGGTTTTTAGTATCCTGCAGGAGCGGATAGTAGACGCAAATTTCCTCGACCTTTGTGCTGGTACCGGGAGTATGGGCATTGAAGCGTTGAGCCGGGGTGCGAAACATGTCACGTTTTTGGAGCGCGACCCACGGTGCATCAAGATTATAGAACGAAACCTGCATACATGTGGTCTGCTTGCTGAACCCCACGCGCGGTATCATATGCTCCGTCGTGATGTTGTGAAGGGGATTGCCTACCTCTGTAAGCGATCCACTATATTTGAAATTATCTATTTCGATCCCCCGTATGGTGTCGATGTAGTGGGCGGATCGCAGCTGTATGCGACCTGTTTACCACGGGTTGCTGAGAGTTCGCTGCTCTGTGTCAGTGGCATTCTGCTTGTTGAACATGCAAAGCGGGTTGTTCTGCCAGATGCAATTGGGAGTTTGAAGCAGAGTCGACAAGCGCGGTACGGGGATACGGTTGTATCGTTTTATGAATATTAG
- a CDS encoding DUF1501 domain-containing protein, translated as MDAKLWVPEYDTPELWHTEISRRCFVKSGVSSFLGLIAMQHFSSKSLAQLEDIVPRAKHCIVLFMSGGASQLDTFDPKPGTKNGGPFAAIPTNVEGIEVSEHLPHVAEQAHHLSVIRSMVSREGNHERARYLLHTGYAPGGAVKHPTLGSLASYYLKDNLSDLPSSVNINSPTYSGGFLGATHDPFIVKNPMDPIEDLSYPSQMDTHRFRERLKMLKAIEEDFIARRTGRSTEAHEAIYKKADQLINSPKIDAFHLNEEPMAIREAYGMNKFGQGCLMARRLIEAGVKFVEVSLDGWDTHENNFERTKELLTMVDPAFAMLLKDLAERDLLEETIVLWLGEFGRTPKINNNDGRDHHTTGWSAVIAGGGTRGGQVIGSTNEDGTQVVSGAVGVPDLFASLCFALGIDPDEENDSRSGRPIRVVDDGTVIEELFI; from the coding sequence ATGGACGCGAAATTATGGGTACCAGAATACGACACACCCGAATTGTGGCATACAGAAATCTCACGCCGCTGTTTCGTCAAGAGCGGTGTCAGCAGTTTTCTGGGACTCATCGCGATGCAACACTTCAGTTCAAAGAGTCTTGCACAGCTTGAAGATATTGTGCCGCGCGCCAAACACTGTATCGTGCTATTCATGAGCGGTGGCGCGAGTCAATTGGACACGTTTGATCCGAAACCCGGCACTAAAAATGGAGGCCCCTTTGCGGCGATTCCCACAAACGTTGAAGGCATAGAGGTCTCCGAACATCTCCCGCATGTTGCAGAACAGGCGCACCATCTCTCTGTTATCCGATCCATGGTTTCACGTGAAGGCAATCATGAACGCGCACGCTATTTGCTGCATACGGGGTATGCCCCTGGGGGGGCAGTCAAACACCCAACCCTCGGTTCGCTCGCTTCTTACTACCTTAAGGACAATCTCTCCGATCTTCCGAGTTCCGTTAATATTAATTCGCCGACGTATTCTGGCGGTTTCCTCGGTGCAACGCACGATCCGTTCATCGTCAAAAATCCGATGGACCCCATAGAGGACCTCTCATATCCTTCACAGATGGATACGCACCGCTTTCGTGAACGTCTGAAAATGTTGAAAGCGATTGAGGAAGATTTTATCGCGAGACGGACGGGACGTAGCACAGAAGCACACGAAGCGATTTACAAAAAAGCCGATCAACTCATCAACTCCCCGAAAATAGATGCGTTTCACCTCAACGAAGAGCCAATGGCGATCCGCGAGGCTTATGGCATGAACAAATTCGGTCAAGGTTGTTTGATGGCGCGTCGGCTGATAGAGGCCGGTGTCAAATTTGTTGAGGTTTCCCTGGACGGATGGGATACACATGAAAACAACTTTGAGCGGACGAAAGAACTCCTTACGATGGTAGATCCGGCGTTCGCAATGCTCCTGAAGGACTTGGCTGAACGGGATCTGCTTGAAGAAACTATTGTGCTATGGCTCGGTGAATTTGGTCGGACTCCGAAAATTAACAACAATGATGGACGTGACCATCATACCACTGGCTGGTCGGCTGTTATCGCTGGAGGCGGGACTCGCGGTGGGCAAGTGATCGGGAGCACGAATGAAGATGGGACTCAGGTTGTCAGTGGTGCCGTCGGGGTGCCGGACCTATTTGCTTCACTCTGCTTTGCACTCGGCATTGATCCTGATGAAGAGAACGATTCTCGCTCCGGACGACCGATCCGGGTCGTTGACGATGGAACGGTGATAGAGGAGTTGTTCATATAG
- a CDS encoding sigma-70 family RNA polymerase sigma factor: MSDESRSVDDEVSTLLMVHEPLLRHIISLNVDNPTDRDDVYQETVVAILEHFRKGKSVEHPKAWMVRIAKNKCADFHRRDKRDTNRDIDFGSIINHAAFGGGVSIADDQHQAVIVQEIHTVISERIRLDWILPVSKINLLITKRASLSEDLYPQICQKFHVKIIPL; this comes from the coding sequence TTGTCGGATGAGAGCCGAAGCGTTGATGATGAAGTCTCAACACTTCTCATGGTTCATGAGCCATTGCTGCGACACATCATCAGTTTGAATGTTGACAACCCAACTGATAGGGATGATGTTTATCAAGAAACGGTGGTTGCGATCCTCGAACATTTTCGTAAGGGCAAATCGGTGGAACACCCGAAAGCGTGGATGGTACGGATTGCGAAAAACAAGTGTGCTGATTTTCATCGTCGGGATAAAAGAGACACAAACCGAGATATTGATTTCGGATCAATTATCAATCATGCTGCGTTCGGTGGCGGTGTGAGTATCGCTGACGATCAGCATCAGGCGGTCATCGTCCAAGAGATTCACACTGTGATTTCAGAGAGGATACGCCTGGATTGGATCTTGCCAGTGTCAAAGATAAACTTGCTGATAACGAAACGCGCCTCCCTCTCCGAAGATCTTTACCCTCAAATATGCCAGAAGTTTCACGTGAAAATAATCCCACTGTGA
- a CDS encoding DUF1611 domain-containing protein yields MPEVSRENNPTVKGQAFSWMKRVVVYPYDRKTHPILAFSDAFDFRVDGVVDPIHPSAHGKDAGMVYDQELFNIPVLAEFSDIPDNVDTLIIGNTEDISIGKREDALLEALTWAVANGKNVFSFCPAEPYIYGNLYELARQKNLVWYSPSNFLSTTWNTNTQELEQDIDSPVIGIFGTSYNQGKLLTQLALRKWLGKEGYEVGCIGTNPIHALLEEGNCVVQDKRIPQYISVGEQISYLRVSMAEVFRRRPHLILASSHGGIIPPNLYNLNTPNYPDDYTLPALAFLMACRPDAMILTINTIDDEDYIQRSMTTLETISGGTVIALTFADKLVQKDAYSYKQRWGRRLRPEEISRLRERYASKFDLPIFCFDVPEQQEQLAQHVIEVFSID; encoded by the coding sequence ATGCCAGAAGTTTCACGTGAAAATAATCCCACTGTGAAAGGTCAAGCTTTTTCATGGATGAAACGGGTTGTTGTCTATCCTTATGACAGGAAAACTCATCCAATACTTGCATTCTCGGATGCTTTTGATTTTCGAGTCGATGGTGTTGTAGATCCGATTCATCCATCTGCTCATGGAAAGGATGCTGGTATGGTCTACGATCAAGAACTTTTTAATATACCAGTACTGGCTGAATTTAGCGATATTCCAGACAATGTAGACACACTAATTATTGGCAACACTGAAGATATTTCGATAGGTAAACGCGAAGATGCCTTATTAGAGGCTCTAACTTGGGCAGTTGCAAACGGTAAGAATGTTTTTAGTTTTTGTCCTGCTGAACCATACATTTATGGAAATCTTTACGAATTGGCTCGTCAGAAAAACTTGGTCTGGTATAGCCCTTCAAATTTCCTCTCTACCACTTGGAATACCAATACCCAAGAATTGGAGCAAGATATTGATTCTCCTGTTATAGGAATCTTTGGTACCTCATATAATCAGGGAAAATTGCTGACGCAGCTCGCATTGAGAAAATGGTTAGGCAAAGAGGGGTATGAAGTCGGATGTATTGGGACAAATCCAATTCATGCGCTTTTAGAAGAAGGGAACTGTGTTGTGCAAGATAAAAGAATTCCACAGTACATTTCCGTGGGTGAGCAAATCTCTTATTTGCGAGTTTCAATGGCAGAAGTATTCCGCCGTAGGCCACATCTCATTCTCGCGAGTAGCCATGGTGGTATTATTCCGCCGAATTTATATAACCTAAATACTCCAAACTATCCGGACGATTATACGTTACCTGCGCTGGCTTTCCTAATGGCTTGCAGGCCTGACGCTATGATATTAACAATCAATACAATTGATGATGAAGATTATATCCAACGTAGCATGACGACCTTAGAGACGATTAGTGGTGGAACGGTTATTGCGTTAACATTTGCGGACAAATTGGTTCAGAAAGATGCCTATTCATATAAGCAGCGGTGGGGACGGCGGCTGCGTCCCGAAGAGATCTCTCGTTTGAGAGAACGATATGCGTCAAAATTTGATTTGCCTATTTTTTGTTTTGATGTCCCAGAGCAACAGGAGCAACTTGCTCAACACGTGATTGAGGTTTTCTCTATTGATTAA
- a CDS encoding radical SAM protein, producing MKLPIHESQEFSPSKEDSNLIPLEQLQVSDSQESGCSSCSSGCGTPSISSVIEKESSGGFSGELGDRERDLRRPFTHKFKTEKQSYVYDVNTDRIIQVSPVVYDIIDDFGVLSVKDMIEKYGVQYTADEIRVAYDMIETANRDENLFSNNHPSEILYPLDAQSLQRLYDEDVRTLCLGVTEQCNLRCSYCTFSGTYEFHRAHNSTFMDFDTARRGIDFFKQHSILCDYVNLAFYGGEPLLNASLIKQSVEYANSIFGRKRVEYHMTTNATLINDEICKMWIDNDFKIMVSLDGPKEMHDRYRLNGANRGSFDKIAQNLKKLRDMSPDYYRNNLKFSVVLSPPYDFENLNNFLTQDPLTDVRTMRASGVDTQDTTFFQDFTEEELDNKGRDELKDKYFSDLIQNKIRHDQPEREHRFMYALFGEGLAQLIPTIKATNPFPEVYHPGGICVPGLKTLFLTPEGDFFTCEKSSTASDLLRLGNLDTGLDAVKGIANIESYSHAHDGCRYCYASRHCGTCFVKASAGEEFDGAIKMDNCNNHRAGFRQNLTDMMTIMEENPGAFDHLKDVTLI from the coding sequence ATGAAATTGCCTATTCACGAATCTCAGGAATTTTCTCCATCTAAAGAAGACAGCAATCTGATTCCGCTTGAGCAGCTTCAGGTTTCAGATTCACAAGAATCAGGCTGCTCTTCATGTTCAAGTGGTTGTGGTACTCCTTCAATTTCGTCTGTTATTGAAAAGGAATCCTCTGGTGGTTTCTCAGGCGAACTTGGTGACCGAGAGCGAGATTTACGTCGTCCTTTCACTCACAAGTTCAAAACAGAAAAACAAAGTTACGTTTATGATGTCAACACTGACCGAATTATCCAGGTCAGTCCGGTTGTTTACGACATCATTGATGATTTCGGTGTTCTTTCTGTGAAGGATATGATTGAGAAGTATGGTGTTCAGTACACAGCAGATGAAATTCGTGTCGCTTATGACATGATTGAAACTGCCAACCGAGACGAAAATCTGTTCTCTAACAATCATCCGAGTGAAATTTTGTATCCACTTGATGCCCAGTCGCTTCAGCGTTTGTACGATGAGGATGTCCGGACGCTTTGTCTTGGGGTAACGGAGCAGTGCAATCTACGATGTTCTTATTGTACTTTTTCGGGCACTTACGAATTCCATAGAGCACACAACTCAACTTTTATGGACTTTGATACAGCCCGCCGGGGAATTGATTTTTTCAAGCAACATTCAATACTTTGCGATTACGTCAACCTTGCTTTCTACGGCGGCGAACCGCTATTGAATGCTTCGCTGATAAAACAGTCTGTCGAATATGCGAATAGTATCTTTGGACGGAAACGTGTTGAATATCATATGACGACCAACGCCACATTGATTAATGATGAGATCTGTAAGATGTGGATTGACAACGATTTCAAGATCATGGTGAGTCTTGATGGTCCGAAGGAGATGCATGATAGGTACCGACTCAATGGTGCTAACAGGGGCAGTTTTGATAAAATTGCGCAGAACCTGAAGAAGTTACGTGACATGTCTCCCGATTATTATCGGAACAATCTGAAATTTAGCGTTGTACTTTCGCCTCCCTACGATTTTGAAAATCTCAATAATTTTCTCACTCAAGATCCTTTGACCGATGTCAGAACCATGCGTGCGTCTGGCGTTGATACCCAAGATACAACCTTCTTTCAGGATTTCACTGAAGAAGAATTGGACAATAAAGGAAGGGATGAACTGAAGGATAAGTATTTTAGTGATCTGATTCAGAACAAGATTAGACACGATCAACCGGAACGGGAGCACAGATTTATGTATGCCCTTTTCGGAGAGGGTTTGGCACAATTGATTCCCACAATTAAGGCGACGAACCCATTCCCTGAAGTCTATCATCCGGGCGGAATTTGTGTGCCGGGGTTAAAGACGCTGTTTTTGACACCAGAAGGGGATTTTTTCACGTGCGAAAAGAGTAGTACTGCCTCGGATCTCCTACGTTTGGGAAATCTTGATACAGGTTTGGATGCAGTCAAGGGGATAGCGAATATCGAAAGTTATTCACATGCTCACGATGGGTGTCGTTATTGTTATGCCTCTCGACATTGTGGGACTTGCTTCGTCAAGGCATCTGCTGGCGAGGAGTTTGATGGTGCCATTAAGATGGACAATTGTAATAATCACCGCGCCGGGTTCCGTCAAAACCTTACTGATATGATGACAATCATGGAAGAAAATCCAGGGGCGTTTGACCATCTCAAGGATGTAACACTTATCTGA
- a CDS encoding glycosyltransferase family 4 protein, whose protein sequence is MVIASLYPFTKAQDELTPIFDWVFIESLQAHFDTTPEYYVFLPYGCQPPDSIIGTNLHIRSTLELRDFFQESQVDVWHDFGYTPASSLALLRRLSGQNFPITMRVTPSFWVNSHPSAYGALSDNDALICSRGSIHRIIEVAQNQAEDAAALECKVPQIHTIPLGVDPKQVDSHKRRDARHLLRLPEKMTIVLCLADFSPSNSMDLFPLIRAFQTVLDDYKDIILIVSGSDETGYGDRLREYLNHFPLGRQIVLWPNVGESATSLLLAAADIFISPSDTFYNDNQRQVLRAMANGLAVIATDDYKHGYIEQGKTGLKLNMSAFPSSYKALSNYFPFISGDDRSLIISQGIAVDIRQTVAYLDLLIRDLSFRQTLGKSASEYVSKYHDMALIMGKYENLWCNLREKMSAIPPQTTVTGHELKDDWFPLILSSIPQTVEENMPLQITSYGKALLEKQDPIIYEQMSEVLFPPVILEILSLSENTTCISEITRSLLEVSAEEDVTDLAPNIAYHTMWCIKQGLVALKDPDSKNVSTRNVGGRT, encoded by the coding sequence ATGGTAATTGCAAGTCTATATCCGTTTACGAAGGCTCAAGATGAGTTAACTCCTATTTTCGATTGGGTTTTCATTGAATCCTTGCAAGCTCACTTTGATACAACTCCTGAATATTATGTGTTTTTGCCATACGGTTGTCAGCCTCCAGATTCAATTATAGGGACAAACTTACACATCAGGAGTACACTGGAACTCAGAGATTTTTTTCAAGAGTCTCAAGTTGATGTTTGGCATGACTTTGGATATACACCGGCATCTTCTCTTGCGTTACTCCGTCGTTTGAGTGGTCAGAATTTTCCAATTACGATGAGGGTTACTCCGTCGTTTTGGGTAAATTCACATCCAAGTGCCTATGGTGCCTTATCTGACAATGATGCCCTAATTTGTTCAAGGGGGTCGATTCATAGAATTATCGAAGTTGCTCAGAATCAAGCTGAAGACGCGGCAGCTCTGGAATGCAAGGTACCGCAGATACATACGATTCCGCTTGGCGTGGATCCTAAGCAGGTTGACTCACATAAGAGAAGGGATGCTCGCCACCTTCTTCGTCTTCCAGAGAAGATGACAATTGTCTTATGTTTGGCAGATTTTAGCCCAAGCAATAGTATGGATTTATTTCCACTTATTCGTGCTTTTCAAACAGTTTTGGACGACTATAAGGATATTATACTGATCGTCAGTGGATCCGACGAGACTGGCTATGGCGATAGACTGAGGGAATATCTTAACCATTTTCCATTGGGTCGTCAGATCGTATTATGGCCAAATGTAGGTGAATCTGCCACATCTCTGTTATTAGCCGCTGCAGATATATTTATTTCGCCTTCCGACACGTTTTACAATGATAACCAACGCCAAGTTCTTAGAGCGATGGCAAATGGGTTAGCCGTCATTGCCACTGATGATTATAAACATGGTTATATTGAACAAGGTAAAACAGGTCTTAAACTAAACATGAGTGCTTTTCCATCAAGTTATAAGGCACTTAGCAATTACTTTCCATTTATCTCAGGAGATGATAGGTCGCTTATTATTTCCCAAGGGATTGCCGTTGATATTCGACAGACAGTTGCGTACTTGGATCTATTGATTAGAGATCTGTCGTTTCGTCAAACCCTTGGAAAATCGGCATCTGAATATGTGTCAAAATATCACGATATGGCATTAATTATGGGAAAATACGAAAACTTATGGTGCAACTTACGTGAAAAGATGTCTGCTATACCTCCTCAAACAACAGTAACAGGGCATGAATTAAAGGATGACTGGTTCCCCTTAATATTATCGTCTATACCTCAAACGGTTGAGGAAAATATGCCTCTACAAATTACCTCCTACGGTAAAGCACTACTTGAAAAACAAGATCCTATCATTTATGAACAAATGAGTGAAGTGCTTTTTCCACCAGTTATTCTCGAGATTCTCAGTTTATCAGAAAATACGACCTGTATATCTGAGATAACTCGTTCACTGTTGGAAGTGTCTGCCGAAGAGGATGTTACAGACTTAGCACCGAATATTGCTTATCATACGATGTGGTGTATAAAACAGGGGTTAGTGGCGTTAAAAGACCCTGATTCTAAAAACGTTTCGACGCGTAATGTAGGGGGGCGTACTTAA
- a CDS encoding glycosyltransferase family 4 protein has product MRIFGTFLPPDVSMNDLSHQKGSSRGIYGAGVATQQFMINLLQHGDFDEYHLFDPNRHTTPQEGEAESCFGLIEPDARLKLLMVEEFEEALKKNDYLAFHRPRGPAIDPWIYLRNQLGRKNVPITGVTHTLSYHVQLIDFLTFLMIGARPWDSIVCLEEPARRVVENLFQHLQTRLYQQFGINIKYEGRLDNIPLGVDTQTYRPRDKEALRHQFGLPLDKVMLLWVGRFSHYDKMDLRPLLLAFKIALGKCQENKAVLVLAGDDSRHNYAERIKILATQLGIEEHLIILTDRPRIDFPLLYSSADIFVSPSDNIQETFGQTVLEGMSSGMPVVCSDWEGYSISVLHEKTGFRIPTYWMECDGGICDYAPTSPWLLNQFYLSQSICFDVQQMADALSLLIEHDTLRLKMGLAARQHVLETYDWKVIIHRYIGLWEELHQIAASYPVPDPISLSWFRPQYFKTFEHYATSTIQSTTEVKGTDCAWATLGEDNCRPWYEELDIKVDPEIFDHILNLANDWITVAELEKNLSNYLKISTEKFRYHLLWLLKYHRLTLNVDTIGEMSKELAAAIVSKASDFEAQT; this is encoded by the coding sequence ATGCGCATATTTGGGACATTTTTACCACCCGATGTGAGTATGAACGATCTAAGTCATCAGAAAGGATCTAGCCGCGGCATATATGGTGCTGGGGTTGCGACGCAGCAATTTATGATCAACCTGTTGCAGCATGGAGATTTTGATGAGTACCATCTTTTTGATCCGAATCGTCATACAACACCACAGGAAGGTGAGGCGGAATCCTGTTTTGGGCTAATTGAGCCGGATGCGCGCCTAAAACTGCTGATGGTTGAAGAGTTTGAAGAGGCTTTAAAAAAAAATGATTACTTAGCGTTCCACAGACCGCGAGGTCCCGCTATTGATCCGTGGATTTACCTCCGGAACCAATTGGGTAGAAAAAATGTTCCAATCACGGGTGTCACGCATACGCTTAGCTACCACGTGCAATTAATTGATTTCCTTACATTTTTGATGATAGGCGCTCGTCCATGGGATTCAATTGTGTGTCTTGAAGAACCTGCCCGTCGGGTCGTGGAAAATCTTTTTCAGCATTTGCAGACGCGTTTGTACCAGCAGTTTGGTATTAATATAAAATATGAAGGTCGATTGGACAACATTCCGCTTGGGGTTGACACACAAACTTATCGTCCACGCGATAAGGAGGCATTAAGACATCAATTTGGCTTACCGCTGGATAAAGTCATGCTTCTCTGGGTGGGTCGGTTTTCGCATTACGATAAGATGGATCTACGTCCGCTACTTCTGGCTTTCAAAATTGCCTTGGGGAAATGTCAGGAAAATAAAGCTGTGCTTGTATTGGCTGGAGACGATAGCCGGCACAATTATGCGGAGAGAATCAAAATCCTTGCGACTCAATTAGGAATTGAAGAGCATTTGATTATACTGACAGATCGACCACGAATTGACTTTCCACTTCTCTATTCATCGGCAGATATTTTTGTCTCACCGAGCGATAACATACAAGAGACATTTGGTCAGACAGTTTTGGAAGGTATGTCTTCTGGTATGCCGGTTGTATGTTCAGATTGGGAAGGTTACAGTATTTCAGTGCTCCACGAGAAGACTGGATTTCGCATTCCTACGTATTGGATGGAGTGCGATGGCGGTATCTGTGATTATGCGCCGACATCTCCGTGGTTGCTTAATCAATTTTATTTAAGCCAATCTATCTGTTTTGATGTTCAACAGATGGCAGATGCGTTATCCTTGCTGATTGAACATGATACCCTACGATTAAAGATGGGATTGGCAGCGCGTCAACATGTCCTTGAAACTTACGACTGGAAGGTTATCATTCACCGCTATATTGGATTGTGGGAGGAATTGCATCAGATAGCCGCCTCCTACCCGGTTCCCGACCCCATATCATTGTCTTGGTTTCGTCCGCAATACTTTAAAACTTTTGAACACTATGCTACGTCGACGATTCAATCAACAACAGAAGTAAAAGGCACTGATTGTGCTTGGGCGACTCTCGGTGAGGATAATTGCCGACCATGGTATGAAGAATTGGATATTAAGGTTGATCCAGAGATTTTCGATCATATTCTCAATTTGGCGAACGATTGGATCACAGTTGCGGAATTGGAGAAGAACCTTTCTAATTACCTGAAGATATCCACCGAAAAATTTCGATATCATCTTCTCTGGTTGCTGAAATACCATCGGCTTACCCTTAATGTGGACACCATCGGGGAGATGTCCAAAGAATTAGCGGCAGCGATTGTTAGCAAGGCATCGGATTTTGAGGCACAGACTTAG